One window of the Pyrus communis chromosome 17, drPyrComm1.1, whole genome shotgun sequence genome contains the following:
- the LOC137723624 gene encoding uncharacterized protein, giving the protein MSKLGLLRAVITSNLAVRTAVRQNRGLPMLLGEPTRRFSTEAENPPQNSPPSDQPQDASPIEPFLQTPTTGLVYGKLLGISRYTLKTDVVNMLEGCNLSLEDVKVDYNRAFTPMGMVVQFRSWKAFDNAARVISRKGRLFKLERANRSLWDNLTPHDGKTVLLQGIPQTAAPEDVERFLSGCEYNSSSLQIIFRSFPEPSKFATVRFPSQTEAMNAFLAKNKGFCQNGQILMRVLQ; this is encoded by the exons ATGTCGAAGCTCGGTCTTCTCCGCGCCGTAATCACGTCAAACCTCGCCGTACGTACGGCCGTGCGGCAGAACCGCGGCCTCCCTATGCTCCTCGGCGAACCGACGAGACGGTTCTCGACGGAAGCCGAAAACCCGCCTCAGAACTCCCCGCCGTCTGATCAGCCGCAGGATGCTTCACCGATCGAACCATTTCTCCAAACCCCAACCACAG GTTTGGTGTATGGGAAGCTGCTTGGAATCTCGAGGTATACGCTGAAGACCGATGTCGTGAATATGCTGGAGGGCTGTAATTTGAGCCTGGAGGATGTCAAAGTTGATTACAATCGGGCCTTCACGCCGATGGGAAT GGTAGTGCAATTCCGGTCATGGAAAGCTTTTGATAATGCAGCTAGGGTGATTTCCAGGAAGGGCCGCCTGTTTAAATTGGAGAGG GCTAACCGATCGCTGTGGGACAATCTTACTCCTCATGATGGAAAAACT GTTTTATTGCAAGGAATTCCTCAAACTGCTGCTCCAGAAGATGTAGAACGGTTTTTGTCTGGTTGTGAATACAATTCGTCTTCCCTCCAGATAATTTTCAG GTCTTTCCCAGAACCCTCTAAATTTGCGACTGTTCGCTTTCCGTCTCAAACCGAGGCAATGAATGCATTCCTTGCGAAGAACAAAGGCTTCTGTCAGAATGGTCAAATTTTGATGCGCGTTCTCCAGTAA
- the LOC137722011 gene encoding uncharacterized protein encodes MTQYQVSLDNADAEMNNKEAEFANSLMQYEHHAESSYHGSVMGRSFVQHDREECHDRMMKDYFIERPSYPAPDFQRRFRMRRKLFESILNTVVSHDHYFARKIDVIGQKSLSPHQNLTSVFQMLTNGCSADSTDEYC; translated from the coding sequence ATGACACAATACCAAGTAAGCCTTGACAATGCGGATGCAGAAATGAACAACAAAGAAGCCGAATTTGCAAACTCGCTTATGCAATATGAGCACCATGCCGAGTCTAGCTATCATGGTTCTGTCATGGGGCGTTCATTTGTGCAGCATGATAGAGAAGAGTGTCATGATCGGatgatgaaagattatttcatcGAACGTCCAAGTTATCCTGCTCCTGATTTTCAGAGGCGGTTTCGGATGAGGAGAAAGCTTTTTGAAAGCATCTTAAACACAGTTGTCAGTCATGACCATTACTTTGCAAGGAAGATAGATGTCATAGGCCAAAAAAGTCTATCACCTCATCAGAACCTCACATCTGTATTTCAGATGCTAACTAATGGGTGCTCTGCAGACTCAACTGACGAGTATTGCTGA